A portion of the Hoplias malabaricus isolate fHopMal1 chromosome 1, fHopMal1.hap1, whole genome shotgun sequence genome contains these proteins:
- the ino80c gene encoding INO80 complex subunit C encodes MAAPSTPRSALGAELSSAAAGGTIKLVPVLSSVQSNIKAKKRAASPATAPQLQPQGSSSKKRRVQPPSGAGQPQIVVVDSADGKLLPAADVCLPSAEPVSKPLPFKDPNFVHSGIGGAAAGKKNRTWKNLKQILAAERALPWKITDPNYYNIDAPPSMKPPKKYSDISGLPANYTDPQTKLRFTSSEEFTYIRQLPTDVVAGYLTLRKATCIVP; translated from the exons ATGGCGGCACCGTCCACACCGCGCTCGGCTCTGGGCGCAGAGCTAAGCTCCGCGGCGGCGGGGGGGACTATTAAACTGGTGCCTGTTTTATCGTCAGTTCAGAGTAACATTAAAGCGAAGAAACGAGCGGCGAGTCCCGCCACAGCGCCGCAGCTTCAGCCGcagggcagcagcagcaagAAGAGGAGAGTCCAGCCGCCATCAGGCGCTGGACAACCTCAG aTTGTGGTGGTTGATTCAGCAGATGGGAAGTTGCTTCCCGCAGCAGATGTCTGTCTGCCGTCTGCGGAGCCTGTCAGCAAGCCTCTGCCTTTTAAAGACCCCAACTTTGTG CACTCGGGTATCGGAGGAGCAGCAGCAGGGAAGAAGAATCGGACTTGGAAGAATCTGAAACAAATCCTAGCAGCAGAGAGAGCACTGCCCTGGAAAATCACAGACCCAAACT ATTATAATATAGATGCACCTCCTTCAATGAAGCCTCCTAAAAAGTACTCTGATATCTCAGGATTACCA GCAAACTACACAGACCCTCAGACGAAACTGCGCTTCACGTCGTCTGAAGAGTTTACCTACATCCGCCAGCTCCCCACAGATGTAGTGGCAGGATATCTGACCCTGCGAAAGGCTACCTGCATTGTGCCCTAG